A stretch of Candidatus Dormiibacterota bacterium DNA encodes these proteins:
- a CDS encoding HIT domain-containing protein — translation MRECLFCAIAEDSKNLVWENEQFAAFRDLHPKAKTHLLVIPKEHIDTLDDLEHDHIASGLIRAVREVASSNGLKGRYRVQINVGRLGGQEIDHLHVHLLAD, via the coding sequence ATGCGTGAGTGCCTTTTTTGTGCTATTGCCGAAGATTCTAAGAATCTTGTCTGGGAGAATGAGCAGTTCGCGGCCTTCCGTGACCTTCACCCCAAAGCCAAAACACACTTACTGGTGATACCAAAAGAGCATATTGATACCCTGGATGACCTGGAGCATGATCATATTGCATCGGGTTTAATTCGAGCTGTCAGGGAGGTTGCCTCCAGCAACGGCTTAAAGGGTAGATATAGGGTACAAATTAACGTTGGCCGATTGGGCGGGCAGGAAATAGACCACCTCCATGTGCACCTACTAGCAGATTAG
- the rpsU gene encoding 30S ribosomal protein S21, producing the protein MLQVTRKDEKESLENLIRRFNKKVQQSGVLGIARRKRYYEKPISKRDQREIALRKRARKDAKAKLYLGK; encoded by the coding sequence TTGCTACAAGTAACCCGAAAAGACGAAAAAGAGTCTCTAGAAAACCTGATTCGCCGCTTTAATAAGAAAGTGCAGCAATCGGGTGTTTTGGGCATAGCCCGGCGCAAACGTTACTACGAAAAGCCAATTAGCAAGCGCGATCAGCGCGAGATTGCACTGCGTAAGCGGGCTCGTAAGGATGCTAAAGCCAAGTTGTACCTCGGAAAATAA